From the genome of Argentina anserina chromosome 4, drPotAnse1.1, whole genome shotgun sequence, one region includes:
- the LOC126792361 gene encoding sulfite oxidase-like — protein MSSGLRAPSNYSEEPSRHPSLTVNSQEPYNAEPPRSVLLASYVTPVDLFYKRNHGPVPVLDDIERYRVSVCGLVEKPLQLSMADIRKLPKHTVTATLQCAGNRRTAMSKVKPVKGVGWDVSAIGNAIWGGAKLADVLELVGISNFTSVSPLGGKHVEFVSVDMCKEENGGPYKSSIPLIQASNLDAEVILAYEMNGEPLNRDHGFPLRVIVPGVIGARSVKWLSSINIIEHECQGFFTQRDYKMFPPTVNWDNIDWSTRRPQMDFPVQSVICSLEEENKVKPGKIVVHGYAVSGGGRGIERVDVSFDGGETWVEAIRHQKSTEDLYVADDTSSCDKWGWVLFKAEADVSQTTEIITKAVDIAGNVQPENVGVIWNLRGILNTSWHRVRVEVKDPNL, from the exons GTCAGGCCTAAGAGCCCCATCAAATTATTCTGAAGAACCATCTCGCCATCCAAGTCTCACAGTAAATTCCCAG GAACCTTACAATGCAGAGCCACCACGTTCGGTGCTGTTAGCTTCCTATGTGACCCCAGTAGATTTGTTCTACAAGCGAAACCATGGACCAGTTCCTGTGCTTGATGATATCGAAAG ATATCGAGTTTCTGTATGTGGTTTGGTGGAAAAGCCTCTGCAACTGTCAATGGCGGACATCAG GAAGCTTCCGAAGCACACTGTGACAGCGACATTGCAA TGTGCAGGTAACAGGAGGACTGCAATGAGCAAAGTAAAGCCGGTGAAAGGTGTTGGGTGGGATGTTTCTGCAATTGGAAATG CCATTTGGGGTGGGGCTAAACTCGCTGATGTTCTTGAACTTGTGGGAATCTCCAACTTTACATCAGTGTCACCCTTAGGAGGCAAGCATGTTGAGTTTGTTAGTGTAGATATGTGCAAG GAGGAAAATGGGGGACCTTACAAGTCTTCAATTCCATTAATTCAAGCCTCAAATTTGGATGCTGAAGTTATACTCGCATATGAAATGAATGGAGAG CCTCTAAACAGGGATCATGGCTTTCCTTTGCGTGTAATTGTTCCTGGTGTGATTGGTGCTCGATCTGTAAAATGGCTTAGTTCCATCAATATTATTGAACACGAATGTCAG GGATTTTTCACGCAAAGGGACTATAAAATGTTTCCACCTACAGTGAATTGGGATAATATAGATTGGTCAACCAGAAGGCCTCAGATGGATTTTCCAGTTCAG TCTGTGATTTGTTCTCTGGAGGAAGAAAATAAAGTAAAGCCTGGAAAG ATTGTAGTTCATGGATATGCAGTATCTGGAGGTGGTCGAGGGATTGAGCGAGTGGATGTATCGTTCGATGGAGGCGAGACATGGGTGGAAGCAATCAGACACCAGAAGAGTACTGAAGATCTATATGTTGCtgatgatacaagtagttgtgACAAGTGGGGATGGGTGCTGTTTAAGGCTGAAGCAGATGTCTCTCAAACTACTGAAATCATCACCAAAGCA GTTGATATAGCTGGAAATGTCCAACCCGAAAATGTGGGCGTCATCTGGAACCTGAGAGGAATACTAAACACCTCTTGGCACAGGGTCCGCGTTGAAGTGAAGGATCCTAATTTATGA